The following are from one region of the Natrinema sp. HArc-T2 genome:
- a CDS encoding Gfo/Idh/MocA family protein yields MTLEVGVLGYGFMGKAHANAMARLSMFFPDAPAIDRSVLIGRHESALADAADRLGFDSTATDWRDVVDDVDVFYNLGPNHVHREPSVAALEAGTPVFCEKPLAPTLEDAEAMAEAAREAGDDVPAGCAFNYRFVPAIQYAKELLEAGDFGEIHHVRGRYLQDWLVDPEAPWSWRNDAELAGSGALGDLGAHTVDLLRFLVGSDDLAGEIERVSGHLQTFVDERPTEDTVDEADPETRPVTVDDAYSAQLAFANGAMGTLEASRFATGHKNDHTIEIHGSEGSLRFSLERLNELEVLRDGDRGYETILVTDEDDPYIDHWWPPGHVIGWEHLFVHENYEFLSAVADGRVYEPNFADGLAAQRVLAAIEESDERGEWVTLES; encoded by the coding sequence ATGACCCTCGAGGTCGGCGTGCTCGGCTACGGGTTCATGGGAAAGGCACACGCGAACGCGATGGCGCGGCTGTCGATGTTCTTTCCGGACGCGCCCGCGATCGACCGCAGCGTCCTGATCGGTCGCCACGAATCGGCGCTGGCCGACGCTGCCGACCGGCTTGGCTTCGATTCGACCGCGACTGACTGGCGTGACGTTGTCGACGATGTCGACGTCTTCTACAATCTCGGTCCGAATCACGTCCACCGCGAGCCGTCGGTCGCCGCCCTCGAGGCCGGCACACCAGTTTTCTGCGAGAAGCCGCTCGCACCGACGCTCGAAGACGCCGAAGCAATGGCCGAGGCAGCGCGCGAGGCTGGTGACGACGTTCCGGCGGGGTGTGCGTTCAATTACCGGTTCGTCCCCGCGATCCAGTACGCCAAGGAACTGCTCGAGGCGGGCGACTTCGGCGAGATCCACCACGTCCGCGGGCGCTATCTGCAGGACTGGCTGGTCGATCCCGAGGCCCCGTGGTCGTGGCGCAACGACGCGGAACTGGCCGGGTCGGGCGCACTTGGAGATCTCGGCGCGCACACAGTCGACCTCCTGCGGTTTCTCGTCGGGAGCGACGACCTCGCGGGAGAGATCGAACGCGTCAGCGGCCACTTGCAGACGTTCGTCGATGAGCGCCCGACGGAAGACACGGTGGACGAAGCCGATCCTGAAACCCGGCCCGTCACCGTCGACGACGCCTACTCCGCACAGCTCGCGTTCGCAAACGGCGCGATGGGCACGCTCGAGGCCTCGCGCTTCGCGACGGGTCACAAGAACGACCATACGATCGAAATCCATGGCTCCGAAGGGAGTCTGCGGTTTTCATTAGAGCGGCTGAACGAACTCGAGGTGCTCCGCGACGGCGATCGCGGCTACGAGACGATTCTAGTCACTGACGAAGACGACCCCTACATCGATCACTGGTGGCCGCCGGGTCATGTCATTGGGTGGGAACATCTCTTCGTCCACGAGAACTACGAGTTCTTGAGCGCCGTCGCCGATGGCAGGGTGTACGAGCCGAACTTCGCCGACGGCCTCGCCGCCCAGCGGGTCCTCGCCGCGATCGAGGAGAGCGACGAGCGCGGTGAGTGGGTCACACTCGAGTCGTAA
- a CDS encoding HemK2/MTQ2 family protein methyltransferase — MGLEDRREQEPDVYQPAEDSQLLAETATDRLTGDELVLEVGTGSGYIAGQIADETGARVIASDLNPHAVRQARAPNVETVRADLVAPFQDGVFDAVAFNPPYLPTDPENEWDDWMEHALSGGEDGRAVIDPFLSSVGRVLAPDGVVYLLVSSLTGVDDVVERAGEEGFSAVAVADESFPFETLTVLELLP; from the coding sequence ATGGGACTCGAGGACCGACGCGAGCAAGAACCGGACGTCTACCAACCCGCCGAGGACTCTCAGCTGTTAGCCGAGACAGCCACTGACCGTCTCACGGGTGACGAACTCGTCCTCGAGGTCGGCACCGGCTCGGGCTACATCGCCGGACAGATCGCCGACGAGACGGGGGCGCGTGTGATCGCGTCGGATCTGAACCCGCACGCGGTCCGCCAAGCTCGAGCCCCGAACGTCGAGACGGTGCGGGCGGATCTAGTTGCCCCGTTTCAGGATGGCGTGTTCGACGCGGTCGCGTTCAACCCGCCGTACCTGCCGACCGACCCCGAAAACGAGTGGGACGACTGGATGGAACACGCGCTCTCGGGCGGTGAGGATGGTCGGGCCGTCATCGACCCGTTCCTATCGTCTGTCGGTCGCGTGCTCGCGCCCGACGGCGTCGTCTATCTGCTCGTGAGCAGCCTAACGGGGGTCGACGACGTCGTCGAACGGGCCGGTGAGGAAGGCTTTAGCGCGGTTGCCGTCGCCGACGAGTCGTTTCCTTTCGAGACGCTGACCGTGCTCGAGTTGCTTCCGTAA
- a CDS encoding methionine synthase, whose amino-acid sequence MNDNKDQFRPEDHENDHFLLTSVVGSYPKPKWLNRAKELYEDDEADFDEDNWQEAKDDAARVITNEHERAGLDTVVDGEMRRTEMVEFFAHRIDGYEFNGPVKVWGHNYFDKPSVVSEVEYDESWLVDEYKFTASATNRPVKVPITGPYTLASWAFNEAYEDDADLAYALADLVNEEIEKLVDAGARYIQIDEPALATTPDDHAIVGEALERIVADIPEEVRIGLHVCYGDYSRIYPEILEFPVDEFDLELANGDYEQLDVFKDPEFTADLALGVTDVHVAEVESVEQIEENIKKGLEIVPPDQLVVSPDCGLKLLPREVAYGKMENMVQAARNVEADLDAGNIDIERETPTPADD is encoded by the coding sequence ATGAACGATAACAAAGATCAGTTTCGACCCGAGGATCACGAGAACGACCACTTCCTGCTGACGAGCGTCGTCGGCTCCTATCCAAAGCCCAAGTGGCTCAACCGTGCGAAAGAGCTCTACGAGGACGACGAGGCCGACTTCGACGAGGACAACTGGCAGGAGGCGAAAGACGACGCCGCTCGCGTCATCACGAACGAACACGAGCGTGCCGGCCTCGATACCGTCGTCGACGGCGAGATGCGCCGCACCGAGATGGTCGAGTTCTTCGCCCACCGGATCGACGGCTACGAGTTCAACGGCCCCGTCAAGGTGTGGGGACACAACTACTTCGACAAGCCAAGCGTCGTCAGCGAGGTCGAGTACGACGAGAGCTGGCTCGTCGACGAGTACAAGTTCACCGCAAGCGCCACCAACCGTCCCGTGAAGGTCCCGATCACCGGGCCCTACACGCTCGCGAGCTGGGCGTTCAACGAGGCCTACGAGGACGACGCGGACCTCGCCTACGCCCTCGCGGACCTCGTCAACGAGGAGATCGAGAAACTCGTCGACGCCGGTGCCCGCTACATCCAGATCGACGAGCCCGCACTCGCGACCACGCCCGACGACCACGCCATCGTCGGCGAAGCCTTAGAACGGATCGTCGCCGACATCCCCGAGGAGGTCCGCATTGGACTGCACGTCTGTTACGGCGACTACTCCCGGATCTACCCCGAAATCCTCGAGTTCCCCGTCGACGAGTTTGACCTCGAACTCGCCAACGGCGACTACGAGCAACTCGACGTCTTCAAAGACCCCGAGTTCACCGCAGACCTCGCGCTCGGCGTCACTGACGTTCACGTCGCCGAGGTCGAATCGGTCGAGCAGATCGAGGAGAACATCAAGAAGGGCCTCGAGATCGTCCCGCCGGACCAGCTGGTCGTCTCGCCGGACTGTGGCCTGAAACTGCTGCCCCGTGAGGTCGCCTACGGCAAGATGGAGAACATGGTGCAGGCGGCCCGCAACGTCGAAGCGGACCTCGACGCGGGTAACATCGACATCGAGCGCGAGACGCCAACGCCGGCCGACGACTGA
- a CDS encoding DUF2202 domain-containing protein, translating to MRSTKLTRRGFVGGIGVLAGTAATGTAAARRQRTGQNGDSSGSLEPLSDAERAGIRYMREEEKLARDIYLTFYEEWGLTIFDRIASSEQRHTDAIKNLIDKYGLDDPYRDAIGSFTNDELQSLYDSLVARGLESPTEALMVGGLIEETDIVDIQEFIDQADNDDIITVYSNLMESSENHLSAFVDVLATRGIDYEPQVLSQETYDRIIA from the coding sequence ATGAGATCGACCAAACTCACTCGGCGCGGGTTCGTTGGCGGAATCGGTGTCCTCGCTGGGACCGCAGCAACCGGAACAGCCGCCGCACGACGACAGCGGACGGGCCAAAACGGTGATTCGTCGGGTTCCCTCGAGCCGTTGTCGGATGCGGAGCGAGCAGGGATTCGCTATATGCGTGAGGAAGAAAAGCTGGCTCGCGACATCTATCTCACGTTCTACGAGGAGTGGGGGCTGACGATCTTCGATCGGATCGCGAGTTCGGAACAGCGACACACGGACGCGATCAAGAACCTGATCGACAAGTACGGCCTTGACGATCCATACCGCGATGCGATCGGGTCGTTCACGAACGACGAACTCCAGTCGCTCTACGATTCACTGGTGGCACGCGGTCTCGAATCGCCCACGGAGGCGCTCATGGTTGGCGGACTCATCGAAGAAACCGATATTGTCGACATCCAGGAGTTCATCGACCAGGCCGACAACGACGACATCATCACCGTCTATTCAAACCTGATGGAAAGTTCGGAAAACCACCTGTCTGCGTTCGTCGACGTGCTTGCAACGCGTGGCATCGACTACGAACCGCAGGTCCTCTCTCAGGAGACCTACGACCGAATTATTGCCTAA
- a CDS encoding lysyl oxidase family protein, giving the protein MIIKWIKGRKRAAALMGVLLIVVAGVGMVTLGGMAIDNPFRVSDNSTDTSTTSRSEGTADEEATPADEENSATPPPTTAESDPEPSDDQVEDRSGVNFVPGVRDFSVSTEVFDESSADVEDGFVTPGEHRLLRFDMIIYNVGDTDAELGRPENRPDLFEYSESHGHSHLKGFNNYILLDESGERTGAVRKQTFCLRDLYQTRSTASSSSQFDCEYQGISAGWADEYDASLPGQYIVIDDLSDGEYTLQATTNAAGTIDETCDGDNTVRVDLSINNDTVTVHTSQSHYVKPSAC; this is encoded by the coding sequence ATGATAATAAAATGGATTAAAGGTAGGAAGCGTGCGGCGGCACTGATGGGGGTTCTCCTCATCGTAGTGGCAGGGGTCGGCATGGTCACGCTCGGGGGCATGGCGATTGATAACCCGTTCAGAGTGAGTGACAATAGCACGGACACCTCCACGACCTCTAGAAGCGAAGGTACCGCGGACGAGGAGGCCACCCCGGCGGACGAAGAGAACTCGGCGACACCGCCACCCACGACAGCTGAGTCCGACCCTGAACCCTCGGACGACCAAGTTGAGGATAGGTCAGGTGTCAACTTCGTTCCAGGTGTCAGGGATTTCAGCGTTTCAACAGAAGTGTTTGATGAGTCCAGTGCTGACGTTGAAGATGGCTTTGTAACCCCAGGCGAACATAGGCTACTTCGATTTGATATGATCATCTACAATGTGGGAGACACGGATGCCGAATTAGGCCGTCCTGAGAACCGCCCGGATCTGTTCGAATATTCGGAGTCCCATGGTCACTCGCACTTAAAAGGTTTCAATAACTATATCCTGCTTGACGAATCGGGCGAGAGGACGGGCGCGGTAAGAAAGCAGACATTCTGTCTTCGGGATCTGTACCAAACCCGTTCGACCGCCAGTAGTAGTTCCCAGTTCGATTGTGAGTATCAAGGGATCAGTGCCGGGTGGGCTGACGAGTATGACGCATCTCTGCCCGGTCAATATATTGTTATTGACGATCTCTCTGATGGAGAGTACACACTGCAAGCCACGACGAACGCAGCAGGCACGATTGACGAGACGTGCGACGGCGATAACACCGTTCGGGTTGATCTTAGTATAAATAATGATACAGTTACGGTCCATACTTCACAAAGCCACTACGTGAAACCATCTGCTTGCTAA
- a CDS encoding metal-dependent hydrolase, which yields MYQTGHYGGALTAYAPLGTFVALMGYGEIAAVGGLVCVALSTLPDFDHRLPLIDHRGPTHTILFALAVGAGLATLAAVFVDASSPFVDVGINAFAFLVGVASISSHLLADALTPMGIRPFWPFSRRRYSFAVTTAANPVANYGLLGLGLAATLAGLSITLLVG from the coding sequence ATGTATCAGACGGGCCATTACGGTGGTGCACTCACGGCGTACGCGCCTCTTGGCACCTTCGTCGCCCTGATGGGATACGGCGAGATTGCCGCTGTCGGCGGTCTCGTCTGTGTGGCGCTGTCGACGCTGCCCGACTTCGATCATCGGCTCCCGCTGATCGACCACCGCGGGCCGACCCATACGATCCTGTTCGCGCTGGCTGTCGGAGCCGGACTCGCCACACTGGCTGCCGTTTTCGTCGACGCATCCTCTCCGTTCGTCGATGTCGGCATCAATGCGTTCGCGTTTCTCGTCGGCGTGGCTTCGATCAGTTCCCATCTCCTCGCGGACGCGCTCACGCCAATGGGGATTCGACCGTTCTGGCCGTTCTCACGCCGCCGATACTCCTTCGCGGTGACGACAGCCGCAAACCCAGTCGCTAACTACGGATTGCTCGGACTGGGACTAGCAGCCACCCTCGCTGGCCTGTCGATTACCCTTCTCGTCGGGTGA
- a CDS encoding PQQ-binding-like beta-propeller repeat protein, which translates to MPSTRRTLLTTVGAASVALAGCSMPSRFSEPDDPPPSGVAELPDPDGHVAGANGDWSTFGCNAANTREIADGKAPVDGVTERWRVEVTQLSYQEPVVADGHVYYVDHRTLRVFDATDGTELWSLEDVRTPPLLWDGIAYVATVGALHALEADTGNPVWDREFEAPGSVTTPGTYAGRRLVFGIGEQVIALDPADGSIEWRRDVFGQVLDHVAVFKGYWYVIATEAGEVYLLDRDGIGGRRWQLPAAPTAPPSADSDSVYVTCRDGTTYALMDDGLSSPGINWTADTGGVERGIGVVDGLVLVANGGRLHAIDSESGDRRWESAVGDWQQTAPAAGRDTVFVGGDRLWAFDPIPSNSLGRGPAVRFEQEFAGRVGPGPVLDDGTLYVVAHVDDETYALLALE; encoded by the coding sequence ATGCCCTCCACGAGACGGACACTGTTGACGACCGTCGGTGCGGCGAGCGTCGCCCTCGCGGGGTGTTCGATGCCCTCACGGTTCTCGGAGCCCGACGACCCGCCGCCCTCCGGTGTCGCCGAGTTACCTGATCCCGACGGCCACGTCGCTGGCGCGAACGGTGACTGGTCGACGTTCGGCTGCAACGCGGCCAACACCCGCGAGATCGCGGATGGAAAGGCACCCGTCGACGGCGTCACCGAACGTTGGCGAGTCGAGGTGACGCAACTCTCCTATCAGGAACCCGTCGTCGCTGATGGACACGTCTACTACGTTGACCACCGCACCCTTCGGGTCTTCGACGCGACCGACGGGACGGAACTGTGGTCGCTCGAGGACGTTCGTACGCCGCCGTTGCTCTGGGATGGGATCGCCTATGTAGCTACCGTCGGGGCGCTCCACGCACTCGAGGCTGACACTGGGAACCCGGTGTGGGACCGCGAGTTCGAGGCCCCTGGTTCGGTGACGACGCCGGGGACCTACGCCGGTCGCCGACTGGTCTTCGGGATTGGAGAGCAGGTGATCGCGCTCGATCCAGCCGACGGATCCATCGAGTGGCGACGCGATGTCTTCGGTCAGGTACTCGATCACGTCGCCGTCTTCAAGGGATATTGGTACGTCATCGCGACCGAGGCTGGGGAAGTCTACTTGCTCGATAGGGATGGGATCGGTGGGCGGCGGTGGCAACTGCCCGCAGCACCGACGGCTCCGCCCAGCGCCGATTCGGATTCGGTCTATGTCACGTGCCGGGACGGAACGACGTACGCCCTGATGGATGACGGGCTCTCGAGTCCGGGGATCAACTGGACCGCCGATACCGGCGGGGTCGAACGTGGGATCGGTGTGGTGGATGGGCTCGTCCTCGTCGCGAACGGTGGCAGGCTTCATGCCATCGATTCGGAATCCGGCGATCGACGCTGGGAGTCCGCGGTCGGCGACTGGCAACAAACGGCCCCGGCAGCCGGTCGTGACACGGTTTTCGTCGGTGGTGACCGCCTTTGGGCGTTCGATCCAATCCCCAGCAACAGCCTGGGTCGCGGACCTGCCGTCCGGTTCGAACAGGAGTTCGCGGGGCGGGTTGGCCCTGGCCCGGTTCTAGACGACGGCACACTCTACGTCGTCGCGCACGTCGACGATGAAACGTACGCGTTGCTGGCCCTCGAGTGA
- a CDS encoding nitroreductase family protein, which yields MAQSSTIRRELRDDVAEHRDTDHDIDPLFVNRWSPRAMTGDPLDEAEYLPLFEAARWAPSAFNNQHWRFIYASREDEEWDTFVDLLSEGNRAWARDAAVLAVIVSKTTFDHNGEPAPVHSFDTGAAWENLALEGARRELAVHGMAGFDYERAAAELEVPDDFDVEAMVAIGERAPPETLPDELQEREQPSDRKPLEEIVHRGGFETDTA from the coding sequence ATGGCACAGTCCTCCACGATCCGACGCGAACTACGCGACGACGTCGCCGAGCATCGCGACACAGACCACGATATCGACCCCCTGTTCGTAAACCGGTGGTCCCCGCGTGCGATGACCGGCGACCCGCTCGACGAAGCTGAGTATCTTCCGCTGTTCGAAGCCGCCCGCTGGGCACCCTCCGCGTTCAACAACCAGCACTGGCGGTTCATCTACGCGAGCCGCGAGGACGAGGAGTGGGACACCTTCGTCGACCTCCTCTCCGAAGGGAATCGAGCGTGGGCGCGCGACGCCGCCGTACTCGCCGTTATCGTCTCGAAGACGACGTTCGACCACAACGGCGAACCGGCTCCCGTCCACTCCTTCGACACCGGTGCCGCCTGGGAAAACCTCGCCCTCGAGGGCGCACGCCGCGAGCTGGCCGTCCACGGGATGGCCGGCTTCGATTACGAACGCGCAGCCGCGGAACTCGAGGTTCCTGACGACTTCGACGTCGAAGCGATGGTCGCCATTGGCGAGCGCGCACCGCCTGAGACGCTCCCCGATGAGTTACAAGAGCGCGAACAGCCCAGCGACCGCAAGCCACTCGAGGAGATCGTCCACCGCGGCGGCTTCGAGACCGACACAGCGTAA
- a CDS encoding cytochrome oxidase assembly protein — MSYDNHTPDSRFRSLIDRFSYPHLLTATLTLVAATILLGVAAKATGSGLACQANWPQCDAGPYNLLPANLPSFYEWFHRFVAMFAGFAIIGSALAAWRLPDVDRRVTGLVVLGMVLTPVQVALGRETVTQYTMDILSLHFWTAVTIFTLFLVATVLVWASRLTATHVTGALALGIVALPAHVALSPAVDAGIEVYSPTMQLVQYAVTLTLLGAAIVAAMVGRRRFSGRSVVPLLTAPPLVVLVLFFGRQALNPALEMPYLVTAAALLVTFVVGMALTRREG; from the coding sequence GTGTCGTACGACAATCACACGCCCGACTCGAGATTTCGGTCGCTGATCGATCGGTTCAGCTACCCGCACCTGTTGACTGCGACGCTCACGCTGGTTGCAGCGACGATCCTGCTGGGTGTTGCGGCGAAGGCGACGGGGTCCGGATTGGCCTGTCAGGCCAACTGGCCCCAGTGTGACGCCGGCCCGTACAACCTGTTGCCGGCGAACTTGCCGAGTTTCTACGAGTGGTTCCACCGTTTCGTCGCGATGTTCGCCGGCTTCGCCATCATCGGCTCAGCACTGGCTGCCTGGCGACTCCCCGATGTCGACCGGCGCGTCACCGGGCTGGTCGTCCTCGGGATGGTCCTGACACCGGTGCAGGTCGCACTCGGCCGTGAAACCGTCACACAGTACACGATGGACATCCTGTCGCTGCACTTCTGGACGGCAGTCACCATCTTCACGCTGTTCCTCGTCGCGACAGTCCTCGTCTGGGCATCGCGGCTGACGGCGACCCACGTCACCGGTGCGCTCGCGCTTGGAATCGTCGCGCTGCCAGCCCACGTGGCCCTCAGTCCCGCCGTTGATGCCGGTATCGAGGTATACTCCCCGACGATGCAACTGGTCCAGTACGCCGTGACGCTGACGCTGCTTGGCGCAGCGATCGTTGCCGCGATGGTCGGCCGACGACGGTTCTCCGGTCGGTCCGTCGTGCCACTCCTCACGGCGCCGCCGCTCGTGGTCTTGGTCCTCTTTTTCGGCCGGCAGGCGCTCAACCCCGCACTCGAGATGCCCTATCTCGTCACCGCAGCCGCACTCCTCGTGACGTTCGTCGTTGGGATGGCCCTCACCCGACGAGAAGGGTAA
- a CDS encoding 5-methyltetrahydropteroyltriglutamate--homocysteine methyltransferase — protein sequence MTEYVSTTPGLYPLPDWAKDDLSDLKGHQKHDLISGDEGEEITAVYEQAREEVIGVQQDAGLDRIVEGQLRWDDMLAHPLAVADAVETRGIVRYYDNNNFYREPVVTADLAATGDVASELEAAADLTDGDDLQAVLPGPYSLADLATDEHYGDEADFLAAIADFLADEADAFPAVETLFLLEPSLVENAPDDGEDERASEAIDQVANAVDADVVVQPYWGALEEKVYAHLLDADIDAVGFDFVANQDDNLYNIQEYGTTDDVALGLADGQNTLVEDPEAIRDRVEWVEGQLQTADFETVYLTTNTETFYLPYAKYVEKLEVLAEAADLAEVTAA from the coding sequence ATGACTGAGTACGTTTCGACCACGCCGGGGCTGTATCCGCTTCCGGACTGGGCGAAAGACGATCTCTCGGACCTCAAAGGCCATCAGAAACACGACCTCATCAGCGGCGATGAGGGCGAGGAGATCACCGCGGTCTACGAGCAGGCCCGCGAAGAAGTGATCGGCGTCCAGCAAGACGCCGGCCTCGACCGCATCGTCGAAGGCCAACTGCGGTGGGACGACATGCTCGCCCACCCGCTTGCAGTCGCCGACGCCGTCGAAACGCGCGGGATCGTCCGCTACTACGACAACAACAACTTCTATCGAGAGCCCGTCGTCACTGCCGACCTCGCAGCCACCGGTGACGTCGCCTCGGAACTCGAGGCCGCCGCCGACCTGACCGACGGCGACGATCTGCAGGCCGTCCTCCCCGGCCCGTACTCGCTTGCCGACCTCGCGACCGACGAACACTACGGCGACGAGGCCGACTTCCTCGCGGCGATCGCCGACTTCCTCGCCGACGAGGCCGACGCCTTCCCCGCCGTCGAGACGCTGTTCCTGCTCGAGCCCTCGCTGGTCGAGAACGCACCCGACGACGGCGAAGACGAACGCGCGAGCGAGGCGATCGATCAGGTCGCCAACGCCGTCGACGCCGACGTCGTCGTCCAGCCCTACTGGGGCGCACTCGAGGAGAAGGTCTACGCACACCTGCTCGATGCCGATATCGACGCCGTCGGCTTCGACTTCGTTGCGAATCAAGACGACAACCTCTACAACATCCAGGAGTACGGCACGACCGACGACGTCGCGCTTGGGCTCGCTGACGGCCAGAACACGCTGGTCGAAGACCCCGAAGCGATCCGTGACCGCGTCGAGTGGGTCGAAGGCCAACTGCAGACGGCCGACTTCGAGACGGTCTATCTGACGACGAATACGGAGACGTTCTACCTGCCGTATGCAAAGTACGTCGAGAAACTCGAGGTCCTTGCCGAAGCCGCAGACCTCGCAGAGGTGACAGCAGCATGA